The genome window AGTTAGGCTATATATTTAATTAAAAGGGATATTTTTAATAATGAAAGTTAAAAAGAATACAAATGAATGTTATATAATAAATCTAGTGTTATATTAAATATAAAAATGAACAACATTCTATGGTTAAACGATAAAAAGTTTGAATGCTCTATAGGGAAGGTTGAGAATGGCAATCGAGTCCGCTGATCGAATCAGTTTGGAATTAGTAAAAATTTGGAGGAATTGAGTGCAAACTGGGTATCTATTAGAGATTTTTTTGCCTGTATCATTATTTATCATCATGCTGGGAATGGGACTATCACTCACTAGCAAAGATTTTTCTAGGATAGCCTTATATCCGAAAGCAATGATTCTTGGTATCATTGGGCAATTGTTATTGTTGCCAATGATTGGATTTGGCGTTGCTACACTATTTCGACTCGAACCAAATTTAGCTGTAGGATTGATGATTCTTTCCTTTTGCCCGTCTGGATCTACTTCGAATATGTACTCTTATATTTTTCGAGGGGATGTTGCTCTTTCGATAAGCCTTACCGCTTTAATCAGTATCATTAAGCCATTCACCTTACCTATATTAGCTTACTATGCGATGCTTCATTTTCTGGGAGAAGGTAAAACCATTGAACTCCCGATTCTCAAGACAATCATCCAATTATTCGTGATTACTGTACTCCCAGTAGGTATTGGAATGTTAGTTCGACATTTCCAACCTATGATATCCAAAATTGCCGAAAAACCTATCAAGATATTCTCAATGGTAATACTGTTTGTTATAGTAGCAGGTGTAATTCATCAGAATTGGGACAAAATGTACGGATTTTTTCTGGAGAGTGGTATGGCATCCTTCACCTTAAATATCATCTCTTTATCTCTTGGCCTTGGAATCTCACTACTAGCAAAGCTAGACAAAGCCCAAACTATCACGCTTGCTTTTGAGCTAGGAATCCAAAATGGAACTACCGCATTACTTGTTACAGGCACGATACTTAAGAATTCTGAAATGACGATAGTTCCCGTAACCTACAGCCTTCTTATGTTTTTGAATGCCTTGATATTTGGCTCAATGTTGTTAAGCAAAAAAGAAAAGAGGTCAATCTAATGCTAAATAATCAATTAGCAATTGTTTTTCCAGGTCAGGGTTCTCAGAGAATCGGTATGGGTCTGGATTTTTATACGGAATATCCG of Leptospira sp. GIMC2001 contains these proteins:
- a CDS encoding bile acid:sodium symporter family protein, with the protein product MQTGYLLEIFLPVSLFIIMLGMGLSLTSKDFSRIALYPKAMILGIIGQLLLLPMIGFGVATLFRLEPNLAVGLMILSFCPSGSTSNMYSYIFRGDVALSISLTALISIIKPFTLPILAYYAMLHFLGEGKTIELPILKTIIQLFVITVLPVGIGMLVRHFQPMISKIAEKPIKIFSMVILFVIVAGVIHQNWDKMYGFFLESGMASFTLNIISLSLGLGISLLAKLDKAQTITLAFELGIQNGTTALLVTGTILKNSEMTIVPVTYSLLMFLNALIFGSMLLSKKEKRSI